One part of the Drosophila busckii strain San Diego stock center, stock number 13000-0081.31 unplaced genomic scaffold, ASM1175060v1 hic_scaffold_34, whole genome shotgun sequence genome encodes these proteins:
- the LOC117135014 gene encoding muscle LIM protein 1 has product MPFVPAETPKCPACGKSVYAAEERVAGGYKFHKTCFKCSMCNKALDSTNCTEHEATLFCKNCHGRKYGPKGYGFGGGSGCLSMDSGAHLRKD; this is encoded by the exons ATGCCATTCGTTCCAGCTGAGACTCCCAAATGCCCAGCATGCGGCAAATCCGTATATGCTGCAGAAGAACGTGTTGCAGGTGGTTATAAATTTCACAAAACTTGCTTTAAGTGCa gTATGTGCAACAAGGCTTTAGATTCTACAAATTGTACTGAACATGAAGCAACACTATTCTGTAAAAACTGCCATGGAAGAAAATATGGACCAAAGGGTTATGGTTTTGGCGGTGGTTCTGGATGCTTGTCAATGGACTCAGGCGCTCATTTAAGAAAAGACTAA
- the LOC117135012 gene encoding putative pre-mRNA-splicing factor ATP-dependent RNA helicase DHX16 yields MKKYSHRRSPPIKSVYKSHFREQMASKDCTKMDTIEPPPPGFEALQIGSLTKIDKTNKKNLSEISRNAGNNARNLSSIGHHFRSLTPPSISSTKTEYVRNTPDRKENTLGKVDKNQTAKFSKSDNEDLVLLTANTGSNIIPEPKTKLSLELKDKKKKKREKSERKRFKKDKKSKKEKTKKLNICSSDRAQNGLNVLLQNKTNCTSPDRLTKILSNENVCSPIQTDSINSLHTEEWNEHINKDKSISEYVNQKIEVSKWELEDNNQNINSFDSCKSVSCNQVQELTEITSDVIRKAENAIFAKAINAIRPVELKVVIDSQCNSKDRSISFTPNQKDHLISPKHNINKSVKERLGSKVVLDQKYSSDKFKSKRKDVAGKNVKDTRHSFKSENHISKKKTDSKDCSPFNKRYEDQQIRMSNERGLSSTSKKETFINDNIKVYSKDMNSISNRLKGDTNNFEFDRNASVNFKSGEVRLASSITSKPCRPDNPFRKFDDSFGSSNVLSNFENSLKRAGSLQSCNQIGEKRQNEKKRKKTKNFKRSSSLESIKCDKKKDIKNKKKIKVMKKKKKSKK; encoded by the exons ATGAAAAA ATATTCACATCGACGATCGCCACCAATAAAATCTGTATATAAAAGCCATTTTCGAGAACAAATGGCGTCAAAGGATTGTACTAAAATGGATACAATTGAACCACCACCTCCTGGATTTGAAGCATTACAAATTGGAAGTCTTACTAAAATTGATAAAACTAATAAGAAAAACTTGTCAGAAATTTCGAGAAATGCAGGAAATAATGCAAGGAACCTGAGTTCTATAGGCCATCATTTCAGGAGTCTTACGCCACCTTCAATTTCCAGCACAAAAACGGAGTATGTTAGAAACACCCCTGATAGAAAGGAAAATACCCTTGGAAAAGTTGATAAGAATCAAACtgcaaaattttcaaagtCTGACAATGAGGATTTGGTTTTATTAACAGCAAATACAGGATCAAATATAATTCCTGAacctaaaacaaaattaagtttggaactaaaagataaaaaaaaaaaaaaaagggagaAGTCCGAAcgtaaaagatttaaaaaggacaaaaagagcaaaaaagaaaagactAAGAAATTGAATATCTGTAGTAGCGATCGAGCTCAAAACGggttaaatgttttattgcaaaataaaacaaattgcacttCTCCAGATAGACTGACTAAAATATTGTCTAATGAAAATGTCTGCTCTCCAATACAAACTGATTCAATAAACAGTCTACACACAGAAGAATGGAAtgaacatataaataaagacaaaTCCATTTCAGAATATGTTAATCAAAAAATTGAAGTATCAAAATGGGAATTAGAAGACAACAACCAGAACATAAATTCTTTTGATTCTTGTAAAAGTGTTTCTTGCAATCAAGTTCAAGAATTGACTGAAATCACATCTGATGTTATTCGTAAGGCCGAAAATGCGATTTTTGCCAAAGCAATAAACGCTATAAGACCCGTGGAGTTAAAAGTGGTAATAGATTCACAGTGTAATAGTAAAGATCGATCAATATCCTTCACACCTAATCAAAAAGATCATTTAATTTCCCCTAaacataatattaacaaatcaGTGAAAGAAAGGCTAGGAAGCAAGGTTGTACTTGATCAAAAATACTCTTCggataaatttaaaagtaaacgTAAAGATGTTGCAggaaaaaatgtaaaagataCCAGACATAGTTTTAAATCAGAAAATCATatctccaaaaaaaaaaccgactCAAAAGATTGTTCACCCTTTAACAAAAGGTATGAAGATCAACAAATTCGTATGTCCAACGAACGTGGACTTTCTAGTACATCAAAGAAAGAAACTTTTATAAATGACAACATTAAGGTCTATTCTAAAGATATGAACTCAATATCAAATCGTCTTAAAGGCGacacaaataattttgaatttgataGAAATGCTTCTGTTAATTTCAAGTCCGGGGAAGTTCGGCTGGCTTCTTCGATTACATCCAAACCATGTCGCCCGGATAACCCATTTAGAAAATTTGACGATAGTTTTGGGTCCTCTAATGTACTTtctaattttgaaaattcattaaaaagaGCCGGCTCTTTACAATCATGTAATCAAATTGGTGAAAAGCggcaaaatgaaaagaaaagaaagaaaactaaaaactttaaaagGAGTTCATCATTAGAATCCATAAAATGCGACAAAAAGaaagatataaaaaataaaaaaaaaattaaagttatgaaaaaaaagaagaaatcaAAAAAGTAA